CGAACCACTCCGTGACGGCTTTCCAGAAGGTTTCCGGCTCGTTCACGGACCAGCGGTGCAGTGCGGGGTAGCCGCCGTCGGCGGGGGCGTCGTGGTGGTCGGACGCCCAGGTCTGGAACCTGGTGATCCGCGCCTGGGCGACGCGCTGGGGGTCTGGCTGCCAGAGCGGCTGGGGGGTGACGGTCGACATGGGCGGCTCCCGGACTGTGCGCGTCGTGTGCGTCCTCCGCGCACGGGCTGGGGTGTGCGCGTGACGCAGCTGACACGGACGATGCCATGTGATCGACTTCCGCACCAGGGCGTGCCCCACATAGTCGGTGTCGTGAAGATGTGGTCCCGTCACGGGTGAACGGCAGTTGAACGACGCCCCTGGGCGCGCTCGTCGATGGCAGGGTGAGCAGCATGGACGGTCGTGACCTGGTGCGTTCGATGAAGACGTTCGGTTCGGCGGGGGCGGCGCAGGGGTTGCGTAGCGTGCGGGTGGCGTGGCGCCGGAGGCGGGCCGATGCCGCGGGACTGCCGCCGCGGGGTGCGGAGCGGGCGAGGGTGCCGGGCCCGATGCGGGAGGTGGAGCCCGGACCGGGGGGCGGGGTGATCCGGTTCGGCCGCTCGGAACTGCGCATCCTCGTCGCCGTGAACGGGGCGGTCTTCTGGGGCTGGGACGGGGCGGGTCCGGAGCCGTCGTACGCGTTGGCGGGCCGTTGTCCTGAGCCGGATCCGCGGGCGGTGCTGGAGCCGGACAAGGACGGCGGCCGGCGGGTGGTCGCGGAGCGGGCCACGGTGGCGGTGTCCCGGCACGGAGCCGTCGAGGTGCGGACCCCGGGGGGCGTGGTGCTGCGGCGTGAGCTGCCGCCGCGCTGGTGGGAGCCGGCCGACGGCGGGCCGGCGCGCTGGACTCAGCGGTCGGAGGTGGCGGCGGACGCCCGGTTCTTCGGGCTCGGCGGGCGGTCCGCGGGGCCCCGGCTGCGAGAGGGCACGTACCGGCTGTGGAACACCGACTCGGGCCTGCCCTCCGTAGCGGGCGCGGACCCATTGTCCGTCACGATGCCGGTGCAGTTGGTGGTGGCCGACGCCGGGACGCATCTGGTCTTCCACGACAGCACGTGGGACGGCACGGTGGACCTGCGGGAGGGCGCGGAGGGGGCGGGCTCCGGGCACGACCGGCCGGGGCGGAGCGTGCTGCGGATGGACGGCGGTCCGCTGCGGTGCTGGGTGATGGTGGGTACGCCCGCGCGTGTGCTGCTCGCCTGGGCCTCGCTGACCGGGGCGCCCGCGTTGCCGCCGTCATGGGCGCTGGGTCACCATCACGCACTGTGGGGATCCGGTGACGAGGAGGAGGTCCGGCGGGTCGTCACCGGCTACCAGGAGCGTGATCTGCCGCTGGACGCGGTGCACCTGGGCATCGGTCATGCGGATGCCCACCAGGTGTTCACCGTGGACGAGGAGCGGTTTCCCAAGCTGCCGGTCCTCGCCGAGGAGCTGCGGCGGGACGGGATCCGGCTGGTGTCGGTCGTCGAGCCGGCGGTGCCCGCCGTGCCCGGCAACCCGGTGTACGACGGTGGGACGCGCGAGGACGTGTTCGTCCGGGAGGCCTCCGGGCCGGTCGTGCGGGGTGTGGCACGGGCCGGGGACGTGGTCTTCCCGGATTTCACCCACGCGCGTGCGCGCGAGTGGTGGGGCGAACGCTACGAGGAGCGGCTGGGGCAGGGGTTCGCCGGTGTGTGGCACGACCTGAACGCGCCCACGTCGTTCGCCGCCTTCGGGGAGCCGACGCTGCCGCGCTCCGCCCGACATTGGCTGGAGGGCGGGGGCGGTGACCACCGGGAGGCGCACAACGTCTACGGCCTGTGCATGGCCCGCGCCGCGTACGAGGGGCTGCGGGCCCTGGTGCCCGGCGAGCGGCCGTTCGTCGTCTCGCGCTCCGGGTGGGCCGGGCTTCAGCGGTACGGCGGCACGTGGTCGGGGGACGTGGCCACGGGCTGGCCGGGGCTGCGGGCGTCGCTGGCGTCGGTGCTGGGTCTCGGGCTGTGCGGGGTGCCGTACGCGGGGCCGGACGTGGGCGGGACCGACGGGAGTCCGTCGCCGGAGCTGTATCTGCGGTGGTTCCAGCTGGCGGCCCACCTGCCGTTGTTCCGCACCCACGGAGGGCCTCGGGCGGGGCGCAGGGAGCCGTGGGAGTTCGGGGCCGAGGTGCTG
The Streptomyces sp. NBC_01723 genome window above contains:
- a CDS encoding glycoside hydrolase family 31 protein — encoded protein: MDGRDLVRSMKTFGSAGAAQGLRSVRVAWRRRRADAAGLPPRGAERARVPGPMREVEPGPGGGVIRFGRSELRILVAVNGAVFWGWDGAGPEPSYALAGRCPEPDPRAVLEPDKDGGRRVVAERATVAVSRHGAVEVRTPGGVVLRRELPPRWWEPADGGPARWTQRSEVAADARFFGLGGRSAGPRLREGTYRLWNTDSGLPSVAGADPLSVTMPVQLVVADAGTHLVFHDSTWDGTVDLREGAEGAGSGHDRPGRSVLRMDGGPLRCWVMVGTPARVLLAWASLTGAPALPPSWALGHHHALWGSGDEEEVRRVVTGYQERDLPLDAVHLGIGHADAHQVFTVDEERFPKLPVLAEELRRDGIRLVSVVEPAVPAVPGNPVYDGGTREDVFVREASGPVVRGVARAGDVVFPDFTHARAREWWGERYEERLGQGFAGVWHDLNAPTSFAAFGEPTLPRSARHWLEGGGGDHREAHNVYGLCMARAAYEGLRALVPGERPFVVSRSGWAGLQRYGGTWSGDVATGWPGLRASLASVLGLGLCGVPYAGPDVGGTDGSPSPELYLRWFQLAAHLPLFRTHGGPRAGRREPWEFGAEVLEYARVALAERRRLLPYFVTLAHLARRTGAPYVRPLWWSSPEERALRDCEDAFLLGDCLLVAPVLDPGADRRAVRLPRGWWYDVVTERAYEGPAQVLVEAPLARIPVFARAGAVVPVRGEDGAPELEVWAPARGRTGGGLVVRDAGDGWVEPEIERYVSRWEDERVIVRREGGDGAGEPLCPVRVRGRAERPAQR